The following proteins are co-located in the Megalops cyprinoides isolate fMegCyp1 chromosome 15, fMegCyp1.pri, whole genome shotgun sequence genome:
- the bag3 gene encoding BAG family molecular chaperone regulator 3 encodes MAQFTEPRSLYMQKTPSPMVQMATNDPLPPGWEIKIDPHTGWPFFVDHNNRITTWNDPRHDIKKDKQVSSNGPCMPTDPVSQEAQKSFVKYPILRQGYIPIPVSHENVDLWRPQHSGHSFAQPAPMQRIWAEGRTPSPTPAHTCRPRSPVRFPVEGCDTHSGQGVASSPGSQGSEIPSHGAGHQSARSSSTGLQLQPGYIPIPVIHEGAGCHQQVPLNPNMHSQRFPQAEPTFHRVQPEEWTTPAGPVQPPQDRPIREAPPMQFPSHVRTQSPIRAQVMGERPEVQQEDTAPPAIMEDMNVLSQAEVPTASHAAQQQPERQEKTEVRVHVQEKPELQEAMATPPEAVPQKTEEPCPSHPGLAKVQQILERVNGLEQEVRCFDGKKNDKRYLMLEELLMKELLALDSVDPEGRVDVRQARRDGVRKVQSLLEGLEVMGEQSEQALSKNTAEGMSQAGDCSTDQGAQVDVGIEKESS; translated from the exons ATGGCACAGTTCACAGAACCAAGAAGCTTGTACATGCAGAAGACGCCGTCACCAATGGTACAGATGGCCACTAACGACCCATTGCCCCCAGGATGGGAGATTAAAATTGACCCTCACACTGGATGGCCGTTTTTCGTTGATCATAACAATCGCATAACAACCTGGAATGACCCAAGACACGACATTAAAAAG GATAAACAGGTGTCCTCTAACGGCCCCTGCATGCCTACAGACCCTGTTTCCCAGGAGGCGCAGAAGAGCTTTGTTAAATACCCCATCCTGCGGCAGGGGTACATACCCATCCCTGTTTCCCATGAAAATGTAGACCTCTGGCGGCCACAGCATTCAGGGCACTCATTTGCTCAGCCAGCCCCCATGCAGAGGATTTGGGCAGAGGGACGGACCCCTTCTCCCACGCCAGCTCATACATGCCGGCCCAGGTCTCCTGTCAGGTTCCCTGTGGAGGGGTGTGACACGCACAGTGGCCAGGGTGTGGCCTCCTCGCCAGGCTCTCAAGGATCTGAG ATTCCCTCCCATGGAGCTGGTCACCAGTCTGCTCGCTCCTCCAGCACAGGCCTGCAGCTCCAGCCAGGCTACATCCCCATCCCTGTCATCCATGAAGGGGCTGGGTGTCATCAGCAGGTTCCGCTAAACCCAAACATGCACTCCCAGCGTTTCCCCCAAGCTGAGCCCACCTTTCATCGAGTGCAGCCTGAGGAGTGGACCACTCCAGCTGGGCCTGTGCAGCCTCCCCAGGACAGACCCATCCGTGAAGCCCCCCCCATGCAGTTTCCATCTCATGTGAGAACGCAGTCACCAATCAGGGCACAGGTCATGGGAGAACGGCCTGAG GTTCAACAGGAAGACACAGCTCCTCCTGCCATCATGGAGGACATGAATGTCTTGTCCCAGGCTGAGGTTCCAACGGCTTCCCACGCTGCTCAGCAGCAGCCTGAGAGGCAGGAGAAgacagaggtcagagttcacGTCCAAGAGAAACCTGAACTTCAGGAAGCAATGGCTACTCCACCAGAAGCTGTGCCTCAGAAAACAGAAGAACCGTGCCCAAGTCACCCAGGCCTAGCCAAGGTGCAACAGATTCTAGAGAGAGTAAATGGactggaacaggaagtgagatgTTTTGATGGCAAAAAGAACGACAAAAGGTATTTGATGTTGGAAGAGCTTTTGATGAAAGAACTGCTGGCCTTAGACTCTGTGGACCCAGAGGGTCGGGTGGATGTGCGGCAGGCCAGACGGGATGGCGTGCGAAAAGTTCAGAGCCTGCTAGAAGGACTGGAGGTGATGGGCGAGCAGTCAGAGCAGGCACTCAGTAAGAACACAGCAGAGGGCATGTCTCAGGCAGGGGATTGCAGCACTGATCAGGGTGCCCAGGTGGATGTGGGAATAGAAAAGGAGAGTTCataa